One window from the genome of Dermacentor silvarum isolate Dsil-2018 chromosome 7, BIME_Dsil_1.4, whole genome shotgun sequence encodes:
- the LOC125946795 gene encoding uncharacterized protein LOC125946795, whose amino-acid sequence MAFRYLWLAVAFTALSSTVARVFPGSTCNFTGIDVDGAIARLITKFPDHEFIGPEKFYPVFAGFEIRGINASGFHKLQQYGPAIPYCMNGSRMVQVDFIKTGDVVLTTPWRHCSGQEGTITLRSEVSRFTTQFHIAQSEREEDIKLFCRGPTIPLTTENIQINVDGAGPNANTVAGILAMVFPGITKELWNQQFFYPLSRAFIKPLIRCAIIHSCNIKPYFYEL is encoded by the exons ATGGCTTTTCGTTATCTATGGCTTGCGGTCGCCTTCACGGCTCTCTCATCGACTGTTGCACGTGTCTTTCCAG GATCAACTTGCAACTTCACTGGAATAGACGTGGATGGCGCGATTGCGAGACTCATCACCAAGTTTCCCGATCACGAGTTTATAGGCCCCGAAAAATTTTACCCGGTATTTGCTGGCTTTGAAATACGCGGTATCAATGCGAGTGGATTCCACAAGTTGCAACAGTATGGTCCGGCGATCCCGTACTGCATGAATGGTTCCCGCATGGTGCAAGTAGACTTCATAAAAACAGGCGACGTGGTGCTGACAACCCCCTGGAGACACTGTTCTGGACAAGAAGGCACAATTACGCTGCGTTCTGAGGTATCGCGTTTTACGACGCAGTTTCACATTGCACAAAGTGAGAGAGAAGAGGACATCAAGCTTTTCTGCCGGGGACCCACAATTCCTTTGACAACCGAGAACATCCAGATCAACGTGGATGGTGCCGGACCAAACGCAAATACAGTGGCGGGAATCCTGGCCATGGTGTTTCCCGGAATAACCAAGGAGTTGTGGAATCAGCAGTTCTTCTACCCACTCAGCCGAGCTTTTATCAAGCCTTTAATTAGATGTGCAATAATACATTCATGTAACATCAAACCATATTTTTATGAACTATAG